The Deltaproteobacteria bacterium CG11_big_fil_rev_8_21_14_0_20_49_13 genomic sequence TTCTTTAGTTCCTGAGGGAGGTCCAGTTTGCTCGCCGGTATTATCCAGTAGATCTTCTCGGCCGTTCTGGAAAGTTTGAGAGCCGTCTCTGCCACGGACTGGGATTTTCCGATTATGGCAATGGCGCACTGCTTGCAGGCGTTCGCGTCGGCATCGGGATCGTGACTTACGCCTTTTCCCCTAAGTTCTCTTTCGCCTGCGTATGTGTGCGAATCGCCGTAAGGTTGATTGCCGGTGGCAAGGAGTATCACCTTAGACTCGTATGTGGCGGGCTCGTTGGTCGTGACCTGCTTTATGTCTTCTTTTATGGTGCAGGATGTGGCTTGTGCGTTCTTGTGGTCCGCCCCGAAATTAATGGCCTGCTTCTTCATCTTGTTGAGGAATTCGGCCCCTGAAATGTTCTCGTCGATACCGGGGAAATCGGTTATCTTTGCAAGCGTTCCGGCATTCCCGTGCTCAAACCCTTTGTCAATGACCAGGGTCTTGAACTTGTTGCGCGCGGAATATATAGCCGCCGAAAGACCCGCTGCGCCGCCTCCTATTATTATTGTATCGTACATGTGACCACCTTTTTTAAAATAGCGCTAATTGGTCCTTCTTCTCTTCTTCATTTTCCATCTGCCAGTTTACGGGTACGCAAACCCTGCCTCCGCCGAACTTTGAGGTGAAGAATACCTCTTTGTTCTTGCATCCGTATTCGAAGACCTCTTTTGTCACCTTTACGTCATCTAGGCAATACTTTTTGAGCTTGTCTATCGCGCCGTCGCGAAAATACCTTATCGCGTCGAGTCCGCTGCCTGATTTGCCCTTGCCTAAAGTCGCCTGCGCAACGGCCTCAAGTCCTATCCTGTGGCCCACGACGTTC encodes the following:
- a CDS encoding helicase → MNTIILDLETKFTFDEVGGRDKFESLGISVAGVFDYLTGKYEAIEEKDIAKLEERLQSKPLVIGFNSKKFDMPVLKPYLHFDPSALPQLDIMEEIQNVVGHRIGLEAVAQATLGKGKSGSGLDAIRYFRDGAIDKLKKYCLDDVKVTKEVFEYGCKNKEVFFTSKFGGGRVCVPVNWQMENEEEKKDQLALF